The Streptococcus parasanguinis genomic sequence GATATTGCTTCTTGAGATTGGACAAGAATAGCCTTCTTTCAACAGTAGCTGTTTCTTTTTCTTATCCATTCCAATGATCATACTTCTATTCACGATAAAAGATTGATGGGGACTGAAATATCTCTCCTCCACATCTTTCTCCAAGACATCTGATAAACTTCCCGCAATTTCTTTTTGAAAATTTTTCCCAACTAAGTTTAATTTATAAGCCGAACCAACAGTTTCAATATAAAGAATATCCTTAAATGGAATTTTTATCTTTTTATCTTTAAAGTCATACTCAAAATAATCTGTCAAATCATCATTTCCAATTTGAATAGTCGTTAGATACTCAATACACTCCTTAATTTTTAATCTAAATAAATCTTCATTCAAATTTTTATCAATAAAATCTAAGGCAGATACTTTATAACGATAGGTAATCGAAGCAAATTCTGATTTTGTAGTAATAAAAACAATAATGGCATAAGGATTTGCTTCTCGTATTTTTTGAGCAATTTCCAGCCCACAATACTCATTGTCTTGGATATGAATATCTAGAAAATATAATTGGTGGATATCCGAATGCTGGATATAATTTTCAAATTCCGAAATTTTACCGGTAGAAATCACTTCAAGTTTAATTTCTAATTCCTTAGCAATTTCTGCAATATGTTTTTCTACCCGTATCTGTTGAGAGAGCTCATCTTCTAATAAAAAAATCTTCATTCTTGTTCGTATCCTCCAATCTTCAAAACTTGTAAAAAACGATTTCCTTGCAATTCCGTTTCTAAAAACATCGTTCCATAATTTGCTAAGATTTTTCTCACATTATTTAATCCTAGTCCTCTATTTTCTCCTTTTGTTGAATAGCCTTCTTCATATATTTTTCTAATATCAAAAGTGATTTCATTTGTTGTATTATGAATCACTAAGTAAACAATTTTTGAAATAGAGAAAATAGCAATATGAACTTTCTTTTCTTCTGCTTCTTTTGAAGCTTCCAAAGCGTTTGTCACTAGAATCCCAACGATTCTCACGATATC encodes the following:
- a CDS encoding response regulator transcription factor, with translation MKIFLLEDELSQQIRVEKHIAEIAKELEIKLEVISTGKISEFENYIQHSDIHQLYFLDIHIQDNEYCGLEIAQKIREANPYAIIVFITTKSEFASITYRYKVSALDFIDKNLNEDLFRLKIKECIEYLTTIQIGNDDLTDYFEYDFKDKKIKIPFKDILYIETVGSAYKLNLVGKNFQKEIAGSLSDVLEKDVEERYFSPHQSFIVNRSMIIGMDKKKKQLLLKEGYSCPISRSNIKRAKKLIEEQNLEFSA